The genomic window ttctctcctgtgtgagtccgtTTATGCTTCTTTAGGGTCCCCTTCTGactgaagcttttcccacagtcttcacagctaaatggtttctctcctgtgtgagtcagttTATGCTTCCTTAGGGTCCCCTTCTGACTGAAGCCTTTCCCACAGTCATCACAGagaaatggtttctctcctgtgtgagtcagttTATGCTTCCTAAGGTTCCCTTTCAAattgaagcttttcccacaaTCACCACAGATAAAcaatttctctcctgtgtgagtccgtATATGCCTACTTAAGTCCCCCTTCTGATAGAAGTTTTTCCCACAGTCtccacagctaaatggtttctctcccACTCCTGTGTGAATCCTTATGTGCTTGGACAGATTCCCTTTGAGTTTGAAGGTCTTGCCACAAACAGGGCAGGTGTAGGGTTTCCCACTGTGACAGAGTCGGATATGGGCCTTTAGTTTACAGGTGGAGTTGTAGTTTCTTTTGCAGAAGCGACATTCACTGGGCCTCTTCTTTAAAAGAGTCAAATGCCTCTGCAGGTCAGCTTTCATTGCAAACATTTCGCCACAGTCATGGCAGTGGTGAGTTTTTCTAGACATGGTGCTGGGTTTGAAACAGTGTTCCACCATTGACTGGTTTGGATCCAATGATGGGCTTGGATCCAATGACGGACTGGAATCCAATGACGGACTGGAATCCAATGGCGGGCTGGGATCCAATGGCGGGCTGGGATCCAATGGCGGGCTGGGATCCAATGGCGGGTTGGGATCCAACGATGGGCTGCTGTCAAGTGCCGCTGGGTCGCTGCTTAAGGTTGAGCTTTGGCTGGAGGTATTGTTTTGATTATCTTGAGGGTCACAGGGAATGTAGAGACCCTTTAGGTGGGTCACAGTAACAAAAGGTGTGAGTTCCACTTGTTTAGGGTCACGCTCTCTGTTCTCCACATTCTGGGTTTGGGGAAGAGTCAAGGACTGAAGTGGGTCCTTATCACATTCACTTTTCACACAGGAAGGAATGAATTTGAACTCTATGATATCAGCCTCCAGACTGGTCCtgagttcctcctgttcctctttaatctgtgGAAGTTCTGGGTTCTCTTGCCCCAGAGTGGGGCTCCACTCCTGCTCACAGTGCTGCTGATCAGGGAGAACCTCCTCTtcagagacaccgagagagagctgcagggagtctggaggaaaggagagaggagcagaggttaTCTTTTAGACatcagggttgggatcaattcgAAGTTAAAACTAGAACCCTTAGTTAATACATAACATGTTTTGATGGTTCAGACCTTGCAGCCATAGCTCAGTCTGTTGAGAGTGGTTTCATTTCTCCAGGCTCATCATCaccttttaccaaaacagaggcagggTAACCCCGCTtcattattgtttcaattaaggactcTGGCTTTAAGTAGAttcatgaaataaacaaacattccAATTCAATAATTGAACAACTATAATCTACTATCAATTACTTCTCAATAAACTGATGATATGCTATTTATTTCAAaagttatttgtaaaaaaaattattTACGAATTCAAATCACTTCCTGGTTTTCGTGACAATGTTTGTATCCATGTACGGTATTAGCAAAGATGGTTTGGTATGAAGAGATGTAGAAACCGCTTCTTAAAAATAAATCCCCGATCACGcatgtaggcgatgtcatggcgacgttagctagctaaacgcATGTGCAGACACACGTCATTGGGTCTAaccagggccacgttcagtacATAAAAACGGAATAGACCGTCCAATTGAACAAAAACGTCGCTGTACTGAGAGACCAGTTAAAAAACGGGGATGGGTTGAGTTATGGGTTCAAAATGTACCGCTGCCCTATAAGTTCATCACTCATTGCTTCAAGATACACCGTGGCACACCCACCAAACGGAAGAAACGTATCTCAAAGTCTGTCAAGAACGTACAATAGCGTTTTGGGAAAATGTGTCGTTTAGTACAAACCGTTTCGCAACGTAGCAAACGAACTGAACGCACCCCATAGGAGAACGACTGCACATTGAATGTTGccacgactttggaagtatgcttggggtcattgtccatttggaagacccatttgcgaccaagctttaacctgatgtcttgagatgttgcttcaatatatccatataattgtcctgcctcatgaagccatctatttgtgaagtgcaccagtccatgatgctgccacccctgtgcaaACAAAAATCtgcttaatttaaggttaggtttaaaatcctatttaaaaaatatttttttttagaaatgggcagggtttatgactttgtggcaacTAGTGACGACACTGGGGCCTCCTTTATAAACATGGCGACGCACAAAATCTGCCACAAAAAGTGTGTGCCAGTTCACAGAACAGTTAGCATTTCTAAAAACTGAACTTGACATGAGAATGTGCTGATCCTCCCACAAATTTAAGAACATGCATATGCACCATTTCTAGTGGTTTAAGTATTTCATTACAATTGTTGTAAAAGTAGCCTAGTAGTGgcctggaagtggtgttggagaacCAGTATGAGGCACTGTTTCCTCTGGTAAAAAACTTCTCCCAGAGCAGTGATTGAGGACATTGTCCTGTGTTGGGTTCAGTCTTTCAgctgggatgttaaatgggtgtcctgactctttgGTCACTAGAGATCCCATGACACTTATCATAGAGTATGGGTGTCAATTCTTGGCTAAAAACCCAATCTGGCAACCTTATCATCTACAGCTTCtcattggctcattcatctcctctgtaactattccccaggttgttgctgtaaacgAGAATTGTGTTTTCAGTTAACTTACCTGGTGATGGCACTCTTATTCAAAACAATAAGATGATCTGTTAGTGGAGATCcatttttttcttcatctttccattgtaaaagtgtattttttatttatttaactaggcaagtcagttaagaacaaattcttatttacaatgatggcctataccgggccaaacccggacgaagctgggccaattatgcgccgccctatgggtctcccaattacggccggatgtgatacatcCTGGAAATAAATGAGGCATCTATTTACCATTTTATTTCCATGATCATTGCAGAATAAATTTCTTTCCTTTTCGGACTGTGATGGTTTCATCCTCGCGAAATAGCCTCTAGGCCTACAAACGTCCCATCACTCATTTAATTGGAACCACTTTACAGTAGTAAATAGATCAACTATTCGAAGTATTTTGCGATGTGATCTGAAGCGCATTAACGGTAAAACAGAAGGGTCATCTTTCCAATTCTCCTTTCTTTTGTCTCAAGTAAACAATATTTGATTtataaacataatatatatattttcataatCATTGCAGAATATATCCCACGACAATTTTTCTGGCCATGATGCGTTCATATTCCCGAATAAGCTTTAGTTTACAGCAAATGACCACGCCCGTATCATTTAAATTGTATCTAATAGAGTAAAATACTTGAAATAATAGCCTGTAATTGTAGTTCTTTCAGAAACGGTAAAATATAGCAAATGTCACTGTAAAAGTTTTTAAACAGTCTGCCAACACCTCCAGAGGCATTTGATCAAGTTCCGCCGTTGCTATACTTCCTTTAAACGGCATTGGCCTAATTCCAATTCTTCCAAAGTACACAGCAAATGAGCGCGTTATAAAACGATGAATGGGCGTTTTTCAGGCAGTTGTAATGCTCGTTCACGCGCGCAGTTTCAGTGCGGGGCTGATTTATAATGGCAAACAGGCGTACGCCAAGTTTATAAATCTTAATATTTGTATAATTGCGCAGTCCTTTCAGAAGTGGAGCACGCAGATAATGTGAAACGTTAGCGACTGTTATGAGGCCCCTGGTCTGCCGAACCTGCGTTTGGAAGTCTCGCGATGTTGGGCCTCTGGTTTTAGAAACgggtaatagtttttttttaaacatattgaAATGGTGATCACTGTAACAGTTTATTTATTGAGCAGAACTGCTAGTGATCTACATACGAACCTACGTTACATAGTTTTATCTCCGGTGTGATCCGCAGCAGTCTCCGTAACCGATCATTCTCCTCCTGGTAGTCCGCTACCGTTTCTTCAACTGCCCCGAAAATCTCCACAGCTGCCGCAGTTAAACGCTCATTTAAAAACACACGAAACGACTGAAGTTTAGACATGTTTCAGTGGACTGAGAGTTGGGTATTCAGCTAGTATGGCTTCGTCCACGAGGAAAGAATGGtggcaacaaacaaaacaaacccgCTCCCAGTTTTACTTCCGCATTATTTCTCTGTTTTTATCAGCGGGTGGCGATCCCATGTGGGTGGGGGTTTTTACTCCACACCAATGATAATGGAAATAGATAAGTACATGTGGGGAAACAGTTACATTAAATAATAGGGTAAACGGTATAATAATACCGTTTCAATTAGGATATTCAACGAATATTCCGCTTTCAAACCATTTGAgccacagactccaaataagtgtcatgatGTTTGAAAAATTGTGCACAACATTGCACAGGTCTTATTTTCACGATTTCGACattaatttcaatagctccttggtccactgactacccttctattGCACACCCTTTATTTTCTCCATTTTAATATCACACGTTTTTACATGCATTTTTCAAAGTTTAACATTTCAACAGCtctttggtcatgtgacctaatgacctcaaacaaggttcagaatgtccactgactatgCCTTCatatcacacactctaatatttGTCTACTTTCATCTCATGCTATTAGACTTAAATCTGTAAGCTTTACAGGCCAtctacaacaaaaaataaaatgtcGTTTTTTACCTAATTGTCACATAACAGCTAACCATTCATTATTGAAAATATAACACTTTATGTCCACCCAGTCGTCTTTTCCATATCAGGATCTTCTCATTTTGAAGTACTCTCTTTTTTATGTAAACATAATGGAATTCTGATTAGTTATAGGCAAATGAATACACAGGCCAAATTTGTATGCTGTTTTCCTTATCACTATAATCTAGTAGTAATTTAGCAGTAGAGATCATTTCCTTTATTCCCCATTCTCCACACAGCCTAAATTATAGGTACTGAACCATTTACAGGACAATAATAAAAATAGCATATAGGATCCAACCCTATCACAGAGTGAATACATGTAGAGCTTTTGTAGACTAAGAAAAAATATTAAGTGACAGTGTCATCAGTACGTGCTTAAAGAAAGTCATATCACAAAGATCACAGATGACAGTGCCCACCAAATCTATGACAATAGAGAATGAATTGTAAGCACCAAAGTGTGTTTGTcaaaataatatctgaaaatgtcagTTGTTGAACATAATACTTCTATTTTCAATAGTAATTTATGATATATGCAGTTGAGGAATATTCCATGTACCAACACTACATGTAGGACGGACATAAGACATtcccatatacagtatatattttttacatgtattttttatttggcctttatttaaccaggtcggccagttgacaacacctttatttaaccagggaggccagttgacaacacctttatttaaccaggtcggccagttgacaacacctttatttaaccagggaggccagttgacaacgagttctcatttacaactgcgacctggccaagataaagcaaagcagtgcgacacaaagaacaacacaaagttacacatggaataaacaaacgtacagtcaataacacaatagaaaagtctatatacaatgtgtgcaaattaagtaagattagggaggtaaggcaataaataggccgtagtggggaaataattacaatttcgcaaataaacactggagtgatagatgtgcagaatattaatgtgcaagtagagatactggggtgcaaagaaaattaaaaatataaataacaatatggggatgaggtagttggatgggctatgtacagatgggctatgtacaggtgcaatgatctgtaagctgctctgatagctgatgcttaaagatagtgaggaagatatgagtctccagcttttgcaattcgttccagtcattggcagcagagaactggcgaccaaaggaggaattggctttgggggtgacccgtgaaatatacctgctggagtacGTGCTACggttgggtgctgctatggtgaccagtgagctgagataaggcagggatttacctagcaaggacttatagatgacctggagccagtaggtttggcgacgagtatgaagcgagggtagccaacgagagcatacaggtcgcagtggtgggtagtatatggggctttggtgacgaaacggatggcactgtgatagacagcatccaatttgctgagtagagtgttggaggctattttgtaaatgacatcgccgaagtcaaggatcggtaggatagtccgttttacgtgggtacgtttggcagcatgagtgaaggatgttttgttacgaaataggaagccgattctagatttaattttggattggagatgcttaatgtgagtctgggaggagagtttacagtctaaccagacacctaggtatttgtagttgtccacatattctaagtgagaaccatccagagtagtgatgctggacgtgcgaacaggtgcgggcagcgattggttgaagagtatgcatttcgttttacttgcatttaagagcaattggaggccacggaaggagagttgtatggcattgaagctcgcctggaggttagttaacacagtctccaaagaaggaccagaagtatacagaatggtgtcgtctgcgtagaggtggatcagagaatcaccagccgaAAGAGCGActtcattgatatatacagagaaaagcgtcagcccgagaattgaaccctgtggcacccccatagagactgccagaggtccggacaacaggccctccggtttgacacactgaactctatcagagaagtagttggtgaaccaggcgaggcagtcatttgagataccaaggctgttgagtctgctgataagaatgcagtgattgacagtcgaaagccttgaccaggtcgACGGCTGCATCGTATtctcttttatcgatggcaattctgatatcgtttaggaccttgagcctGGCTGAGGTGCAcgcatgaccagctcggaaaccagattgcatagcggagaaggtacggtgggattcgaaatggtctgtgatctgtttgttaacttggctttcgaagaccttagaaaggcagggtaggatagatgtaggtctgtaacagtttgggtctagagtgtctccccctttgaagagggggatgaccgcggcagctttccaatctttggggatctcagacgatacggaagagaggttgaacattctagtaataggggttgcaacaattgcggcagataattttagaaagagagggtccagattgtctagcccagctgatttgtaggggtccagattttgcaactctttcagaacatcaggtatctggatttgggtgaaggagaaatggggaggcttgggcaagttgctgtgggtggtgcagagctgttgaccggggtaggggtagccaggtggaaagcaaggccagccatagaaaaatgcttattaatATGTAGGCCCACTGactggacattctgaaccttgtttgaagtcactaggtcacacgaccaaggagctattgaaatttgacattttgaaaattcatgtaaaaatgtgtgggatgaaaatggacaaactaaagggtgtgcaatatagaaggttagtcagtggacattctgttGTTGTAGCCTACTGAAAGGATCCTTGTTAGTGTAATAGATCCACTTCATTGGCCAGCTAGCCGATTTCCTTTTGCTGCAGTAGGATGTGATGCAGACACCTCTTAATCAGAGgcaattgccaaagactccagccaccctagtcgtagacggttctctctgctttcgcacggcaagcggtaccggagcgccaggtctaggtccaaaaggctccttaacagcgtcTACCCCCAAACGttttctacgctgctgctactcgccGTTTAtgatctatgcattgtcactttaccccGACCCAGGTGTGCACAATGGTGAACAtgtagtaaaaatactttaaagtgcgactgaagtagtttttgggggtacgTTGTACTGTGTATTATGTCTGGAGTCCCTGGCTATCTAAAAAAATACAATCTAATTAAAACAATCTAAATCAAATTGTGCcatttggtttgcttaatataaggaatgtgaaatgatttctacttttacttttgatactatgatactatattttagcaattacatttacttttgattagTAAGTATATTTAagaccaaatacttttagactttagtatatttagtatactttaagtagtattttactgggtgactcacttttccttgagtcattttctattaaggtatatttacttttgCTAATGTATggcaattgagtactttttccacaccactgcatgtacatattacctcaactaacctgtagcccctgtatatagcctccttattgTTCTTCTATTTTTGATCTTTTATCAAATAAAGAAAAtagttaatttagtaaatattttcctacCTGTTGTagtcggcacatgtgacaaataacatttgatttgatactgagGCACAAACATACTTAGTTGTCAAGTCAACTTATCTGACAGTGCTGCTGTGAACTGCAACAAAACAGGAgatgtataaaacattaaggatattattgatgcaatttcaatgttgtttgagttgctttgtgtTTCACCAAATTAGCTTGAGATGATTTTACTGCAACACTTCATCCAAGTTGCTTGACATAGgagtttcaaagagctgtcagtcaaggcgaGCTCATGAAAATCGCTATGCTATGTTGCGGCCTTaggtctctatttatgtagtgttgtgttgtctcttgtcgtgatgtgtgttttgtccaatatttttatttaatttatgttgtatttttaatcccagcccctgtccctgcaggaggccttttggtatcccttcattgtaaataggaatttgttcttaactgacttgccaagttaaataaaggttaaatgaagaaaaaaaatatataataataataatattctgCGTAAATTtttccatggccaggaaactccccataccttaatcccattgagaatttgtggtcaatcctcaagcggcgggtggacaaacaaaaacccacaaattctgacaaactccaagcattaattatgcaagaatgggctggaTGGatgtcaggatgtggcccagcagttaattgacagcatgccagggcagattgcagaggtcttgaaaaagaagggtcaacactgcaaatattgactctttgcatcaacttcatgtaattgtcaataaaagcctttgacacttatgaaatgcttgtaattatacttcagtattccatagtaacatctgacaaaaatatctagacactgaagcagcaaactttgtgaaattaatatttgtgtcattctcaaacctTTTGGCcgactgtacagtaccagtcaaaagtttggacacacctactcattcaagggtttttatttttactattttatacattgtagaatagtagtgaagacatcaaaactatgaaataacacatagtagtaaccaaaaaaagtgttaaacaaatcaaaatatattttatatctgagattcttcaaagtagccaccctttgccttgatgacagctctgcacactcttgaagtggaaaagctgtaaaaaaaaaacatatgggTTAATTAAAAAAAGAGTAAATGTTACTTATTTAATGAATAACATAACTTCCATGTAAACAATGAGTCGTTGGGACCTCCCAGGATGTCACAAAATGGTCGCATAAAGTCGTCAGGACGTTGTGTCATGGTTCCCTAGAGGATCTGTCTAATTCCTGGCTGGTCTCGAGGACGTTTTTAAGGAATTCTTGggatgttgtgtcatggtccctgAAGGTCCATGGGACATTGTGCCATGCTCTCTCCTGGAGgtttttgtctagttcccggttTGTTCCGAGGACATTACCCGATGCTCATAAATAAATGCCCCACCGCCGGTTTACCCAGGGCACGCACACCCTAGTTTCATTACGCATCACCCTTTGTTACTGTTGCCAAGCccatcaaggccctgattggtgaaccactgatccagTCTCAGCTCTTTGTCTTTTGGCAATGCTAGGGACAGCCACCGACACACAAACAGTGCTTTTAACAGTGTTTTACACCCACATATTTGAGAATGTTCTCTTGGGCGGCTTCCACCCAGTTACCTAACCCtgaaccttagaggctgctgccctatatacatatacTGGAattcactggccactttaacaatggaacactagtcactttaatgttttcatatttttgctttactcatctcatatgtatatactgtattctattctactgtattttactcaACGCCACTCCGACATGGCTCATCCTAATActtatatattccttaattccattattttactttttggTTTGTGTGTATTCCTGCTGTGCCACAAAATCTGTAGAATTTCAGAAGTTCCCTACACATTCATTACCTATAACACATCTATGCACGTGACAAAATAATGCCATCTGCACTAATATTTTAGTCATCtgttaatctgactattctctcataGACTTCATTTACTTATTCCAGCtatgtgtgtctgagcgtgtACTCAGAATTGTCCACATCCTGACTTTTTATGTTCATCTTGTGACTAAATAGATCTTTGTCATAATGTTCTTTCTTTCAGTTTTAATCCTGTTTTCCTCCTTTGTGTATTTTTTTCACATGCGTCAGTAAGTTAGACTTTTGAGTGAAGCTTTTCCCGCAATCAtcacagctaaatggtttctctcctgtgtgagtgagTTTATGGTTTCTTAGGTTCCCCTTCTgattgaagcttttcccacagtcaccacagctaaatggtttctctcctgtgtgagtcagtcTATGCTTCTTTAGGGACCCGTTCTGATTAAAGCTTTTCCCACAGTTATCACAGCTAAATGGTTTCCCTCCTGTGTGAGTCCGTTTATGGTTCCGTAGGTTCCCCTCCTgattgaagcttttcccacattctccacagctaaatggtttctctcctgtgtgagtcagcATATGGCTCCTTAGGTTCCACTTATGAatgaagcttttcccacagtctcCACAGCTAAATGATTTATCTCCTGTGTGAGTCAGCATATGGTTCTTTAGGTTCCCCTTCAAattgaagcttttcccacagtctccacagctaaatggtttctctcccAGTCCTGTGTGAATCCTCATGTGCTTGGACAGATATCCTTTGAGTTTGAAGGTCTTGCCACAAACAGGGCAGGTGCAGGGTCTCCCACTGTGACAGAGGCGGATATGGGCCTTTAGTTTACAGGTGGAGGTGCAGCGTTTTCTGCAGAAACTGCATTCACGGAGTCTCTTCTTGTAGAGAGTCATATGCCTCTGCAGGGCAGCTTTCAGAGCAAACTTTTCACCACAGTCACGGCAGTGGTGAGTTTTTCTAGACGTGCTGGAACAATGTTCCGCCATCGATGGGCTGGGATCCAATCGCGGGCTGCTGTCAAGTCCTACGGGGTCACTGCTTACGGCTGAGCTGTGGCTGGAGGCATTGTTTTGATCCTCTGGAGGGTCACAGGGAATGTAGAGACCCTTAAGGTGGGTCACAGTAACAGAAGGTGTGAGATCCACTTGTTTAGgatcactctctctgttctccacagTCTGGGTTTGGGGAGAAGTGAAGGACTGAAATGGGTCCTCCTGGTCACATTCACTTTTCACACAGGAAGGAGTGAATTTGAAATCAGCCTCCAGCCCttgaagctgctcttcctcctgactggtcctgagttcctcctgttcctctttaatctgtgGAAGCTCTGGGTTCTCCTGCCCCAGACTGGGGCTCCACTCCTGCTCACAGTGCTGCTGCTCAGGGAGAACCtcttcagagacagagagctgcagggaatctggaggaaaggaaagaggagcAGAGGTTTTCTATACAGCCGTTAGACAGTcatcactagctggcacagccactgTCATAAATCCCACCTATTTCTAAAATGCATC from Oncorhynchus mykiss isolate Arlee chromosome 15, USDA_OmykA_1.1, whole genome shotgun sequence includes these protein-coding regions:
- the LOC110490707 gene encoding gastrula zinc finger protein XlCGF57.1 isoform X2, which translates into the protein MSRLQSFRVFLNERLTAAAVEIFGAFEETVADYQEENDRLRRLLRITPEIKLYSLQLSVSEEVLPEQQHCEQEWSPSLGQENPELPQIKEEQEELRTSQEEEQLQGLEADFKFTPSCVKSECDQEDPFQSFTSPQTQTVENRESDPKQVDLTPSVTVTHLKGLYIPCDPPEDQNNASSHSSAVSSDPVGLDSSPRLDPSPSMAEHCSSTSRKTHHCRDCGEKFALKAALQRHMTLYKKRLRECSFCRKRCTSTCKLKAHIRLCHSGRPCTCPVCGKTFKLKGYLSKHMRIHTGLGEKPFSCGDCGKSFNLKGNLKNHMLTHTGDKSFSCGDCGKSFIHKWNLRSHMLTHTGEKPFSCGECGKSFNQEGNLRNHKRTHTGGKPFSCDNCGKSFNQNGSLKKHRLTHTGEKPFSCGDCGKSFNQKGNLRNHKLTHTGEKPFSCDDCGKSFTQKSNLLTHVKKIHKGGKQD
- the LOC110490707 gene encoding gastrula zinc finger protein XlCGF57.1 isoform X1, translated to MSRLQSFRVFLNERLTAAAVEIFGAFEETVADYQEENDRLRRLLRITPEIKLCRIDSLQLSVSEEVLPEQQHCEQEWSPSLGQENPELPQIKEEQEELRTSQEEEQLQGLEADFKFTPSCVKSECDQEDPFQSFTSPQTQTVENRESDPKQVDLTPSVTVTHLKGLYIPCDPPEDQNNASSHSSAVSSDPVGLDSSPRLDPSPSMAEHCSSTSRKTHHCRDCGEKFALKAALQRHMTLYKKRLRECSFCRKRCTSTCKLKAHIRLCHSGRPCTCPVCGKTFKLKGYLSKHMRIHTGLGEKPFSCGDCGKSFNLKGNLKNHMLTHTGDKSFSCGDCGKSFIHKWNLRSHMLTHTGEKPFSCGECGKSFNQEGNLRNHKRTHTGGKPFSCDNCGKSFNQNGSLKKHRLTHTGEKPFSCGDCGKSFNQKGNLRNHKLTHTGEKPFSCDDCGKSFTQKSNLLTHVKKIHKGGKQD